TTCTCACCAGCATGCTTGTTTAAGGCGTTGTTTATCTATGGCCACATGCCCAAATACCCCCAaatcacattttctttatgtcttgtatttagtttagtctattgctttcctttttacgTCATAGACCTAGGGTGTGAGGTGtcacacattttcatttgcaaaccTGTCAAAGCTCAAAAAGTCTAAACTGTACTATAGGAGAGACCCAatagttgaatccccaaccATATCTTATCGTAttctttataatcaaatttttatttgcaattgaaagtcttcaacgctttctttaatgatgtttttaatgatattctctctcacatgttttaaaacaattttttcatgaaCGGGAAGGGAGGTTATATCATATTCGTGAGTTTGTTCGTGATTTTCGGATTTTACATGACTGACTTATTGACTGAGCAAAACAAGTGTTCTACAATTGTCCgttccatgtttgaaagattGCGATTGTGGCACGTAGAGTGTCACAAGTATGCTTGTCCAAGGCATTATTTGCCTATGGTCGCGTGCTCGAATATCCTCAAACCACTTTATCTTTATGCTTTGTACTTAGTTTAGTCAActgctttccttttgttgtcaCCGACCTAAGGTGCGTCGTTTCgcaattttcatatgcaaggtTGTCAAtgctaaaaaagtttaagatgtattataggggaggcatggtagttgaatccccaactaagcctattgtgatttttgcaaatctaagctttctttgcaattgacaatattcaattttttcttcaaggaTGTTATcgatgtttttctttatctctcacgttttataaaaccaatttctctcaaaagatGAAGCGAGGCTACATCGTACCACAAATTTGTCcgcaactttcaaatttcacaaggTTGCCTTGTTctcaatttagaacaagtgtTGCACAACCGCCTGTcccatatttgaaaagttgcattttgtgacaagtggtattaaAGCTTTGTTATCTCCTTGGCTAAGCGAGATGCAATTATGTCGACAATGAAACAACTATCAAAGTTGCAATCTGAGCGACTGACTGAGATTGAAGAGGAATTCTTGGATATGAAAGAATTGCCAAACGAAGTAAGATTTCTCCAGACCCAACTTGagatgtttaaagaaaaagtaagagaAATAGACGCATTGAATGCCTAAATAGACAAACTACCCATAAATGAATTGGCGCTGAGGGTTGATTCGTTAGAACATAAAACACCAAAGTAGGTAGTTTTGAACGTGGAAGTAGCTCTTCAAGTTCTATCGCACAAATGGAAGAGCGTGTCGAAGAGTTTGACTTTGACAAGCTCCAACATAATCagttatatttcaagaaagagaaaagtgtttttgCTAAATAGCGTATCAATTTTCTGGTCACATCATCGAAtgtagaaagatttgaatggaCGAACATAAGTTGTGAGCTTTTAAGGAGTGGAGAGCCCCCACTTCCGTGAAAGAGTTACGTTtcatccttcaatatattctaaaatagggTTCACCTACTATCCTCTAGACTCAGTACcgagagaaagaaatagatggaaaaagaaatgggcttggtaatttttttttctatgtaaataagaaaaagaaatccaatttgGTACAAGAGCCCAAATTCAATAGCCAACCCATCAAATGAGGTCAATGGCCCTATTTATAAGGATTTTCCATGCAAAATTGCATGTCCATGGAATACTAAAGCCCAACAACtcaaagctctatttctaatatgaaatttgatggctataacacatatacttgttagtttctctctcttatcccaattcgaacaattcgacttattccatcacactgttttaagtttattccatatgagctagcaagggaacctaatggacctatatatCATGAACTCcaatgattcaagattaattgactaaattcTTATAGactgagttaatcaacattcgttaactaacgggtcattcatGTATGTACTGGAACGATTCAgaatcacctcgtttgtactaactacaaagcgggcGGCATCCACAGTTTCTCTGAAAAAATATGGGTTACTACAACGTCACCACGATGTACAATTTTCctgataagatggtacttACGTTCGATATGTTTTCCCCGTTTACGGCTTTTAGGTTCTCtgaatttgcaactgcacCACTGTTGTGACAGTATAAATTGATTGACagatgcatatttggaacGACTTCCAGATCTGTCAAGAAATTTTCTTAGCCATAATGCTTCTCTTGTTGCTTTCAAAAGTTGCTACGTATTCTACctccattgtggaatcaattatacaagtttgttttatgcttctccaaatcaagaaAGCGatgatttcaaagaaaaaacgtcaagaatttctATGAAAAGGCGGAGATGCtcttcaactttcttgacctttttaaacgtcaagtaatattatttatccttgacgttttaaaaacgtcaagtaatatctattaaattcttgaagttttaaaacgtcaagtatttttataaatttgacattttttacattttctaaacatCAAGAGAGCGGTtgttcttgacgttttaaaaacgtcaagttcgattaaataaaaaaaaaaaaggaaacacgCGTTAATAATTAGGTGAGAATTAATCCTTTTGCCCTAGAAATTAAAAcgcatcttcttcttcttcacgcCTAAGCATTTTCGAAATCTCCAACCTTCACATTGTCGTCGCGCTTGAGTTTTTGAAATCTCCAACTGAAATCACCGTTCTTGAAGTTGGGGAAGCCCTATCCCACACCCATTCTTGACGTGATTCGAAATTGGTCTTCACACTCGTTCGAAATCACCATTCGAAATCGCCACCGAAGATTAATTCCATCTCTTCACACTCAAATCTCCGTCTGCCATCCACCGTGCTTCAAGTCGGGCTCCTTCGAAAATGTCATCCATCGTCGCTTCTCTATAACGAAAACTCCATCCTTCTTTATTTAGAGATTAGAAATTAATTCTCATTCACGTATGAAGATATCTTGATTTGTGATTTGAaccttttgtatttgtatagaAGCGACGTATTGCTCATGGTGCTTTGGGTTTTTTGGGTTAGAAATTTGAACCTCACGCATGAAGAGgttagaaattaattcctCTTCCCTCTTCACGTATAAAGTTGGGGAAAGTCCATATATCACATGGTGCTTTGGGTTCTCCTTACAAATCCAATGGAGTTGATGATTGATATGAGATGATACAGATTGATAGAAGGAGATATGGCTTATACGGGACCGTATTTTCCCTACTGTCACACAGTAGGTGAGTAATGTAACTATTTTCCATTAACTTTCTCTACCTTCCTATTTCTCTTGGCTTATACGGTTGTATTATGGTTGAGAAATGGTCGTCCATCTTACTGCTTGATGttgtttgaaaacaaaagactaaccattttaaaccaaaatttgtcCCGGATAGCACAGATGACCGTGAGGGATACTCTAAACTCTGCACTTGATGAAGAAATGTctgttgataaaaaaaaacaacaattatgAGAGAAGAGGTGAGGGAGAATGAACACAAACCCATTTATGtttgtatattatatgatttgtCTACACTTATgattatttcaaacattttgatGCAGGTCGGAGAATATCAGGAGACTTATAAGGTTAGGTAGGTGGAAGAAGATGATCTCTACTTCACatgatatttgaatttcttattcatttaattgtacattttaacaattttttggCTTTTTTATTCCCTTCAATTAGATAACCAAAAGGCTTTTGGAGAAATATGGTTCTGAGAGGGTTCTTGATTACCCTTCAATTAGATTACCCATAAACTGCCTGAAAAGGTGGAGGTAAATCGGAGGAATTTACCCCAGTTGACAGGAAAAATAGGGGAATGATCTCTATTTGGGACAGAGGGAAAAGGGCGGAAGTGAGTATCACTAACTCCTTTAACAACCTCATGGAGGTGGATAAAGGAGATAAATGGCCtttatctatagtggatggCTCCCCTCCTCCCTTACGAGTAGATGACTCTTCTATGGTCGTTTTGAGTACTACAGGTGATGTAATTCCTATGGAGAGGCGGCTCCCATACGACCTCATGGTTAGTTGGTGTACGTGGAACGTGCGGGGCCTTAATAGCCCTGTAAAGTGTAGAGCGGTGAAGGACTTCTTAGCCGTGTCTACGGTGGGTTTCTATTGCATCCTGGATACTAGAGTTCGAGAGGAGAACTTTGTCTCGATATCTAGAAGATTTAGTGATTCGTAGGGGTTCATTAGTAACTACAGCAATAGTGGAGTAGGTCGGATGTGGATTATGTGGAAACGTAACAGATTCGTGTTCACGACTAACGAGGTTGTCGACCAGTTTATTTCTGGTGTAATAACAGATTTGATCTCTGGGGAGAAGGTAGAGGTTCTGTGTGTGTATGCCTCTAATAGTAATATCGAGAGACGTGTTTTATGGAGGCGAATAACTAGATCTCTGCTGGTTGGAGAGGACCGGGTATGGTCTTTGGTGATTTTAACACCATCAGACTCCACTCTGAAGCCTTCGGGGGTGCTCCGAACGTGGAGGATATGGAGGAGTTTGACATGGCTATTCGAGAGGCGGACCTTGTTGAACCCGCGGTCCAGGGGAACTGGTTTACTTGGACTAGTAAGATACATGGGTTGGGTTTGATGAGGAGACTTGATCGTATCCTAGTGAATGATGAGGGGCTTAGTACATGGCCTAACATGTGGGTTAACGTCCTCCGTGGGGTATTTCTGATCATTCTTCCATACTTGTCTATCCCAGTAATCAGCGAAGCCAACAAGTGGtctcttttcgtttctttaacCATTGGGTTGAAGAAGCGTCCTTTATGGATGTTGTGTCCTCTGCTTGGACCAAAGATACTAGAGTTTCTCCAATTGTGAATAGTGTAAGGAACTTAAGAAATCTCAAGTCGATTCTTCGCAGACATTTTGGTAGGCATATCCGAACCATCAGTGAGGATGTTCGTCTTGCCAATGATACCATGGACCGAGCTtaaagagagatggagacgaACTCTCTGTCGAGGAGGAGGCGACTAATCACGCGAGCTTAGCCACGATAAACTTTTGGAAAGCGGTTAGAGTGGAGGAAGCCGCTATGCGCCAGAAGTCGCAAATCAGATGGTTGAAGCTAGATGACCAAATACTGCCTTTTTTCATCGATATGTTCGATCAAGGCAGAGCAGCAATGCTTTGAGATCAGTTATTGACCCAGATGGAAATTGGTTGACTAACCATGATCAGGTGACTCAGGTGGTAgtgaattatttcaaagatagTCTGGTTCTCAGAATATTAGCTATAGAGAGCTCTCTACTTGTATTGAGGAGATTGTTCAGTTTAGATGGACTGAGGAGTGTTGCCAGGCCCTCCAGTCGCCTATTGGCAGGAAGGAAGTGAGACGTGTTCTGTTCTCCATGGATGGTGGAAAGGCTCCAGGCCGTGATGGGTATTCAGTTGGCTTCTTCAAAGGAGCTTGGACAGTGGTTGGAGAGGGCTTCTGTGATGTCGTCTTACACTTCTTTGAGACCAATTACTTCCCTCAAGGGGTGAATACGACTGCTATTACacttattcctaaaaggaatggTGTTAATCGATTGGAGGATTTCAGCCCTATATCTTGTTGTAGCGTTATTTATAAGTgcatttcaagaatattggcAGATAGGCTTCGTGTGtggcttccttcttttgttagtgGAAATCAGCCAGCTTTCATCCCTGGGAGGAGTATTATtgacaatattcttctttgtcaggAGCTTGTAGGGGCATACCATTTGCACAGAGGTAAACCTCGGTGCACTATGAAGGTTGACCTCCAAAAAGCTTATGATTATGTTAATTGGGATTTCCTCTTTGGCCTGCTGATTGCCATAGGTACGCCTTTAAGATTTGTGAGTTGGGTTCGAGCGTGTGTGACCTCTCTgatgttctccattatgattaatggatcGTTGGAAGGTTTTTTCCATGGGAGGAAAGGACTTAGACAAGGTGACCTTTTATCCCCGTTCTTATTTGTGATGGTCATGGAGGTGCTTTCTCGCATGTTGAACAGCCTACctcagaattttcaattccactAGTTTTGTGAGAAGGTCAGATTAACTCATCTTACTTTTAGATGACCTGATGATCTTTTGTACTGCTGATAATCATTCTATGAGTTTCATAAAAGAGACTATTAAGAGGTTTGGTGAGCTTTCGGACTGTTTGCTAATCTTGCTAAaagcttaatttttcttgtggGGGTTAATAGTTCGAAAGCCTCTCGGCTTGCTGCTAACATGGGTTTTTCCATTGGTCATCTCCCTGTtcgttatcttgggcttcctcTCCTCTCTAGAAGATTGCGGAGCTCTGATTGTGATCCCCTTATTCAGCGTATTACCAGTCGTATTCGGTCTTGGTCTGCTAGAGTGTTATCTTTTGCAGGTAGACTTCAGCTTGTTCGCTCAGTCCTTAGGAGCCTTCAGGTTTATTGGGCTAGTGTGTTCATGCTTCCTATGAAAGTCCACAGAGACGTTGATAAGATCTTGAGGGCTTATTTGTGGAGAGGTAACGAGGAGGGAAGAGGTGGTGCTAAAGTTGCCTGGGATgaggtttgtcttccttttgatgaaggaGGTCTTGATATTCGCGATGGATCTTCTTGGAATATAGCAAGCACGTTGAAGATATTATGGTTGCTACTTGTTAAATCTGGTAGTTTATGGTTGCTTGGGTGGAATCTTATATCCTTAAAGGGAGATCGCTCTGGAGATCGATGCTGGGGTGAGTCGATCTTGGTGCTTTAGGGAAATCTTGCGTAAGCGGGATATCCTTAAAGATCATGTTAAGATGGAGGTGGGCAATGGAAGGAAGTGTAGAGTGTGGTTGGTTCCATGGATTCAGGGTGGGCCGATTATCCAGCAGTTTGGGAGAGGGTGATCTATGATGCAGGTAGTCGGTGGGATGCGAGGCTGGTGGATTTCATGGGTCGGGATGGTGATTGAAGGTGGCCGcttgtttctttggatttgatggacATTTGGGATAGGGTTCAGGGAGTGAGGCCGAGTCCGAGTGTTGAGGATAGGTGGGTCTGGGTGCCGGGGAGTCATGATAGTTTTTTATCACCAGTGCGTGGGAGACTATTCGTCCTCATAGTAGTAGGGTTGGTTGGTCGGGTTTACTATGGGGTGGGGGAAATATTCCTAAGCACTCCTTTTGTGCTTGGTTGGCCATCAGGGATAGGTTGGGTACTAGAGATAGGTTAAGTCGGTGGGATAGGTCGATTCCTTTATCGCGTTTGCTTTGTGGAGGGAACTATGAGTCTcgtgatcatttgtttttttcttgtcattttgggTGGGAGGTTTGGTCGAGGATCCTTTTGCTTATGTCATCTTCTCATAGAATCGAATCGGATTATTCAGGATTGGAAGAGTGTGAGGAGAAAACTGTGGCGCcttctctggtgtgctacaatttatttcatttggcaggAGCGAAATCATCGTCTTCATGGAGTTGCTATTCGGGAGCCTATGGTTGTATTCCAGCTCATTCGGTCGTGTATTAAAGCGCGTGCTGCTTCTTGGTCGGATGGTGTTCATGGTCTtgtttaatgttcttttcgtTTGCTTGTCCCGGGTGTGgggtttctcttctctttattaactttgttgtctttctctcttcttctttccttttaatgtttggaacactagttggtttcttttggttttagttcttGTTCCCGAGATGTGGGGTTGTTTTGGGTACTTATGGGTTGTTTTGTCTAACTACTTGTTCTATGAGTGTTGTTCGCTCTTTTGTCTTGACCTTAGGCTGTGAGGTCCACcttgttgttgtataatattatcattaccttttcaaaaaaaaaaaatcaaactcaatgctaagtttgactgctcccttcgaagtgacaacaagccttgttttccctACTGTGGATcgaggaggattcctcctcttttcaaagccctcaatcaaacttgacgttatgtttaaaacactaaaaatagatggtctagttttggttaggccaaaagcgatgttttcccccaaaagctctaatagctagggaactcaacatgtTCTACTTGACCTAACCGACTTGACTCTGtattttttatgagctttttttaatgcatattgcatatgttttttttataattgttgattgtctcacttttttatggtctgcatttacgagcctcttttctttctttgttatgaactGCGGTAACTAGGCATTGCTAGAACCGATGGGGTaacatttctatggttctacacttagtttctaagtgtgattgctcacctctaattttcaaaacacttaatttctaagcacatacaatgttcacctagaaaaaaatgaaaattgttgtagttaagatcaaaactaaatagttatgaaataagacataagagatttgattttaacaaccttcccgttgtacttgggatccactctggctttgtgctggaaaattggtttggaGCTGATCGTAAGCTTTCGGTTGCTCTTCTAACCTTTAGATACTCTTCAAAGCTATAAGCTTTGCTTCCTGACGAAGAATCTTCTACTATTacaatacataagaaaattctatttcataaaccctgtatcataattgaggctgatagaatgattattctataaccctaccgatagtttcattcttaacattcatAACACGATGCATGGCAgctatccaattctatttcatgttctcgagaatggctcggtttaacaataatgttaatttttgttttctattttaaaataataacgctgcttactaatctttttttttccatttggcattctactttttctactcagctttctttcctagtgataacaaataatacgggtgataaaaaacttaatcactCACTTGTTTCAGCCACCGAAAGCCCTTCTGctttagaaatagaagatgGGTTTGAGTAGGTAGATTTACTTGCATTGTATGTGCTGTTCATtgaactctcaatttcatcgagACCAATTTCTCACTCAAACATGGTCTTGCATTCTCTAGAAACgtcctacaaacaaaaatgaagaacaaaaaactacaataaggtctatgaaaaagttacaaaggaaaatctcaaaaactgaTATGTAAGTCATAACAACCTTAAGTCCTTCTTATCGTGGGTTAAAATGCACGTAAGGTTTTTCCAAGAGTCCGAGCAACAGCATGTAAATAAGTTAAGtcaactaaatttgctataaatttactcgtattaacattatcattgttatagacttgacaacttcaaatttatcaatataaaatatgctttaacaaaacgTACCTTGAGGTTCCTCCAACcttattaaaaaagcaaataatccaacaatttaacaaatttatagtgcatattatgtatatcaattgatcacaacaaaataagatcgaaCAAATACCCATGAGTAATATTTAGCcaccaaatgaataatgatgaaaacctgaaaacaaaaccgaaaaaaaaagaaacaattcatcaacaaaacaaatttaggggACTAAAAATTGCTTACCTTATTacacacttcaaaatattaagaaaagtggagggaaaaaaccaaccaataatcaacaaataaacttcaacacaaatagccataaattttcttctttaaaggtatcacaaataagtccatcagtaataacaaaataaaaaagggcaaTGTGCAATTGAATTCTGCAGTCGTAAAGCTATGCTAAAGGCAGtatgaaatcaaacttgagcactaacaagaaaatttgcaaaacaaaaattattagacatcattaactaaagtaccagcacaacaatgaatgtgtaacctccgcaagagcaaacccgaatggagaagaacatgaagaaatatataaatagaagaaacataaaagacaaacatgaaacacatggaaatatacaaaggggataaataaaagtacaattataaaGTGATGAAGCACAAATATAGGTATCAACAGAACCAGAATACAAGTCTTACCCTATCTCGACTGTCGAGGAGTGTTAACCAACCGTCGGaaggttggttttattttttagaaaaaattaatgttgtctGAATTCTTTTCCAAGCCACTAACCAGCCCCTCCTTATCTATGATCGGCGATCAACTCCTCAACctctaattacatttaaaagagtgatGCGAACATTGTGTGAAATCCCAAACCTTTGATGGATCCCACCATCACTCTCTTTCTATCCCTTCAAaacctcattattttcaagagaggcctcaaagcttcttccaattaacataaaagaagaatgaaagagaaggagagaaagggaaagtggttcaaaagctatggaaaaaaaagtaaaagaaaatggtctaCTCATTGGCACATCTTACACAGATGATAATGTTAGGGCAAGGCAATGAGAGACAGAATGCTTTTGGAGCCTTCTCCTCTACTTTCgaagattttaacaaactaaaatatgcaaatgttacaagaaagatctttggagatttgaaataatccaaaataaagaaaaaggaaaaccccaatatgtacaaatttcataatctaaaacttgaaaagtgattgaatgatgagatatgtttgtacaatcaattatagagacagtgaaatattaaaacaaaaatgaaacgtaccaagataaaaagaatagcaactagtattatgacctttgtatgtcttcaaaatacaaacatcaaaatgaatcaagagatctaccacacaaataatggtatcaaacaaataaagcaattgttttagtaacaatatttgagtacaattaaactaagcatgctattgtccttgacaaatttacattcttctaaTCGAACAAAATCTGACCTTTAAATATGATAGAAACTGAAGATGAAAGCAAGTTTAGCTACAACTTCAGACCGTGATATATATGACGgaacctataaaaaaaagaagagtacctaactatatatacacagaggAGATCTGATGCTTACTAGCACATCAGAGGctcaatcaatttatatttaattgaaaaacaatcccTATATTTTAATGCATACACATTGAATAGCCCCtgtttcaatccaatttacaaaactacctccataaaattacataatgggGGAAGTTCGACCGGATGCACTGTGCTTTacagaaccacatgaaattattggaacatagttcattcaattaactttct
This is a stretch of genomic DNA from Cucumis sativus cultivar 9930 chromosome 4, Cucumber_9930_V3, whole genome shotgun sequence. It encodes these proteins:
- the LOC116403425 gene encoding uncharacterized protein LOC116403425 codes for the protein MGFSIGHLPVRYLGLPLLSRRLRSSDCDPLIQRITSRIRSWSARVLSFAGRLQLVRSVLRSLQVYWASVFMLPMKVHRDVDKILRAYLWRGNEEGRGGAKVAWDEVCLPFDEGGLDIRDGSSWNIASTLKILWLLLVKSGSLWLLGWNLISLKGDRSGDRCWGWADYPAVWERVIYDAGSRWDARLVDFMGRDESNRIIQDWKSVRRKLWRLLWCATIYFIWQERNHRLHGVAIREPMVVFQLIRSCIKARAASWSDGVHGLV